One genomic window of Brevundimonas vesicularis includes the following:
- a CDS encoding OmpA family protein, giving the protein MKTFVLATSAAAALALSAGAASAEPNGWYGAIDAGYHMIDDINAESSTTGANWNWEVNDGWAAFARLGYRFNPNWRVELEGGYRSGDIGRVRAVSGTQGLCNFTPATGGCFSPEGDIESATLMANVIYDFGFEYWGVRPFVGLGAGVNRVKTDTTGALRANRAATFTADDDSTKFAAQAIAGLAWAVGDRTNIDLTYRYLTGDANFASTTVGAGPGATQFGEWDGDYDQSHTVTLGLRYSFGAEDAPPPPPPPPPPPPPPPPPPPPPPPVAQTPVARQFVVYFDWDRSDLTAEARSVVTQAANYAKSGRPTRVLIVGYTDTSGSAAYNLGLSNRRSRTVADALVAQGVNGGVIALDGKGETNLAKPTADGVREPLNRRATIDINF; this is encoded by the coding sequence ATGAAGACTTTCGTGCTGGCCACCAGCGCAGCGGCCGCCTTGGCCCTGTCGGCTGGCGCCGCATCGGCGGAACCCAATGGTTGGTACGGCGCCATCGACGCCGGCTACCACATGATCGACGATATCAATGCTGAATCGTCCACGACCGGCGCCAACTGGAACTGGGAAGTGAACGACGGCTGGGCGGCTTTCGCTCGCCTCGGCTATCGCTTCAACCCGAACTGGCGCGTTGAACTGGAGGGCGGTTATCGCTCGGGCGACATCGGCCGCGTTCGCGCCGTGTCGGGCACGCAGGGCCTGTGCAACTTCACCCCGGCGACGGGCGGTTGCTTCTCGCCCGAAGGCGACATCGAATCCGCCACCCTGATGGCCAACGTCATCTATGACTTCGGCTTCGAGTACTGGGGCGTTCGTCCGTTCGTCGGCCTCGGCGCCGGCGTCAACCGCGTGAAGACCGACACGACCGGCGCTCTGCGCGCCAACCGCGCCGCCACCTTCACGGCTGATGACGACTCGACCAAGTTCGCCGCTCAGGCGATCGCTGGTCTGGCCTGGGCTGTGGGCGACCGCACCAACATCGACCTGACCTACCGTTACCTGACGGGCGACGCCAACTTCGCCTCGACGACGGTCGGCGCTGGTCCTGGCGCTACGCAGTTCGGCGAATGGGACGGCGACTACGATCAGTCGCACACCGTGACCCTGGGTCTGCGCTACAGCTTCGGTGCGGAAGACGCTCCGCCCCCGCCGCCTCCCCCGCCGCCCCCGCCCCCGCCGCCTCCTCCGCCCCCGCCGCCCCCGCCGCCGGTCGCTCAGACCCCGGTCGCTCGCCAGTTCGTCGTCTACTTCGACTGGGATCGCTCGGACCTGACCGCGGAAGCCCGTTCGGTGGTGACGCAGGCCGCCAACTACGCCAAGTCGGGTCGTCCGACGCGCGTCCTGATCGTCGGCTACACCGACACCTCGGGTTCGGCCGCCTATAACCTGGGTCTGTCCAACCGTCGTTCGCGCACCGTCGCGGACGCCCTGGTCGCTCAAGGCGTCAACGGCGGCGTGATCGCCCTCGACGGCAAGGGTGAAACCAACTTGGCCAAGCCGACCGCCGACGGTGTGCGTGAACCGCTCAACCGCCGCGCGACCATCGACATCAACTTCTAA
- a CDS encoding WD40 repeat domain-containing protein, which yields MNFDFDAQVTAALFDNTGAVFALGDGSIRFEDRTRVEAHDGAVLCACVHPSGDGIVTGGDDGKVVWTRRDEDPVVLATAKNQWIDAIDASPASGLIAFSFGRTLSVIDPKEVGFRRDFQHERTVSGVAFEPKGRRIATSTYGGAALWYARIEKQQPMKLVWAGSHTGVAFSPDGAFVVTTMQDNQMHGWRIKDAKNLRMGGYPGKVRSLAFLANGQLLATSGAQGAVLWPFIGSNGPMGREATEIGYDDTTLVNLVSARADHGLLAAGLTDGRVWVAHPAAQGLNFVKAEKGPAIVALSLSPAADKVAWADEDGAAGLLIL from the coding sequence ATGAACTTCGATTTCGACGCCCAGGTCACCGCCGCCCTGTTCGACAACACCGGCGCTGTCTTCGCCCTCGGCGACGGCTCGATCCGGTTCGAAGACCGGACGCGGGTGGAGGCGCACGACGGCGCCGTGCTGTGCGCCTGCGTTCATCCGTCCGGCGACGGGATCGTCACAGGCGGCGATGACGGCAAGGTCGTCTGGACCCGTCGCGACGAGGACCCGGTCGTTCTCGCCACGGCCAAGAACCAGTGGATCGACGCCATCGACGCCTCCCCGGCCTCGGGCCTGATCGCCTTTTCCTTCGGCCGCACCCTGTCGGTGATCGACCCCAAGGAGGTGGGTTTCCGGCGCGATTTCCAGCATGAGCGCACCGTCTCCGGCGTCGCCTTCGAGCCGAAGGGCCGGCGCATCGCCACCTCGACCTATGGCGGGGCGGCGCTGTGGTATGCGCGGATCGAAAAGCAGCAGCCCATGAAACTGGTCTGGGCCGGATCGCACACCGGCGTCGCCTTTTCGCCCGACGGCGCCTTCGTCGTCACGACGATGCAGGACAATCAGATGCACGGCTGGCGCATCAAGGACGCCAAGAACCTGCGCATGGGCGGCTATCCCGGCAAGGTGCGGTCGCTGGCCTTCCTGGCCAATGGTCAGCTGTTGGCGACCTCGGGCGCGCAGGGCGCGGTCCTTTGGCCCTTCATCGGATCGAATGGGCCGATGGGGCGCGAGGCGACCGAGATCGGCTATGACGACACGACCCTGGTCAATCTGGTCTCGGCCCGCGCCGACCATGGCCTGCTGGCCGCCGGCCTGACCGACGGTCGGGTCTGGGTGGCGCATCCGGCGGCCCAGGGTCTGAACTTCGTCAAGGCCGAGAAGGGTCCAGCCATCGTCGCCCTGTCGCTCAGCCCCGCAGCCGACAAGGTGGCCTGGGCCGATGAAGACGGCGCCGCCGGGCTCTTGATCCTCTAA
- a CDS encoding OmpA family protein: MRAKFIVASVSIAALLGAAACTTTDPYRSGPVRNNTGTGAIAGAVGGALLGYLTNTSNGEQGRKNALIGAGVGALGGAAVGQYMDRQQRAMEAELSGSGVGVARQGDLLVLRMPSDVTFATNQSSIDPRFLPVLEDVARVLQQYDQSTVDVIGHTDSSGGDAINQPLSERRASSVASELVRRGVLAQRLYVAGKSSSEPVATNATAEGKAQNRRVEILIRPFTG, encoded by the coding sequence ATGCGCGCCAAGTTTATCGTCGCCAGCGTCTCCATCGCCGCCCTCCTAGGCGCCGCCGCCTGCACCACCACCGACCCGTACCGCTCGGGTCCGGTCCGCAACAACACCGGAACCGGCGCCATCGCCGGCGCTGTCGGCGGCGCGCTTCTCGGCTATCTGACGAACACGTCGAACGGCGAGCAGGGCCGCAAGAACGCCTTGATTGGGGCTGGCGTTGGCGCGCTGGGCGGCGCCGCAGTGGGCCAATACATGGATCGTCAGCAGCGTGCGATGGAGGCCGAATTGTCCGGCTCCGGCGTCGGCGTGGCGCGTCAGGGCGACCTGCTTGTGCTGCGGATGCCGTCGGACGTGACCTTCGCCACCAACCAATCGTCGATCGACCCGCGCTTCCTGCCCGTGCTGGAGGACGTCGCCCGCGTGCTGCAACAGTATGACCAGTCGACCGTGGACGTGATCGGCCACACCGACTCCTCGGGCGGCGATGCGATCAATCAGCCGCTGTCGGAACGTCGGGCCAGCAGCGTCGCTTCGGAACTGGTTCGCCGCGGTGTTCTCGCCCAGCGTCTCTATGTCGCCGGCAAGAGCTCCAGCGAACCCGTGGCCACCAACGCCACAGCCGAAGGCAAGGCGCAGAACCGCCGCGTCGAAATCCTGATCCGTCCGTTCACCGGCTGA
- a CDS encoding pirin family protein, producing MIELVIDARRKDLGGFEVGRVLPFHSRRMVGPFIFLDQMGPAEFAPGATAIDVRPHPHIGLSTLTYLFEGEIMHHDNLGYDQAIRPGEVNWMTAGKGIVHSERTDPLKKSKGGPMHGMQAWVALPDEAEEMDPAFHHLGEDAQPAYENGGLFARLVAGEAYGAKAAVPVSSPLFYIHWELQPGVRTAPPSGKGAGGMSERALYVAKGSIEVGDRTFHEGQMIVLEPTAEPTVKALTQSTVMVLGGEPVGERLIWWNFVASSQARIDQAKADWKAGRMTLPDADDLEFIPLPDEPAKAQAEPAPVTPKPTDPV from the coding sequence ATGATCGAACTGGTGATCGACGCACGCCGCAAGGACCTGGGCGGGTTCGAGGTCGGGCGCGTCCTGCCCTTCCATTCGCGCCGGATGGTCGGGCCCTTCATCTTCCTGGACCAGATGGGACCGGCGGAGTTTGCGCCCGGCGCCACGGCCATCGACGTGCGCCCCCACCCGCATATCGGCCTGTCGACCCTGACCTATCTGTTCGAGGGCGAGATCATGCACCACGACAATCTCGGCTACGATCAAGCGATCCGGCCGGGCGAGGTCAACTGGATGACCGCCGGCAAGGGCATCGTCCATTCCGAGCGCACCGATCCGCTGAAGAAGAGCAAGGGCGGGCCGATGCACGGCATGCAGGCCTGGGTCGCCCTGCCCGACGAGGCCGAGGAGATGGACCCGGCCTTTCATCACCTGGGCGAGGACGCTCAGCCCGCCTACGAGAACGGCGGCCTGTTCGCGCGTCTTGTCGCGGGCGAGGCTTACGGCGCCAAGGCGGCCGTGCCGGTGTCTTCGCCGCTGTTCTATATCCATTGGGAGCTTCAGCCCGGCGTGCGCACGGCACCGCCGTCCGGCAAGGGGGCCGGAGGCATGAGCGAGCGCGCCCTCTATGTGGCGAAGGGCTCCATCGAGGTCGGCGATCGCACCTTCCACGAGGGCCAGATGATCGTGCTGGAGCCGACGGCCGAGCCGACGGTCAAGGCCCTGACCCAGTCGACCGTCATGGTGCTGGGCGGAGAGCCGGTGGGGGAACGGCTGATCTGGTGGAATTTCGTCGCTTCCAGCCAGGCCCGCATCGATCAGGCCAAGGCCGATTGGAAGGCGGGCCGGATGACGCTGCCGGACGCCGACGATCTGGAGTTCATCCCCCTGCCCGACGAACCCGCAAAGGCGCAGGCGGAGCCTGCGCCAGTGACGCCCAAGCCGACCGATCCAGTCTAG
- a CDS encoding TadE/TadG family type IV pilus assembly protein translates to MNASKRIGNAVRALRGLATQLASDRRGNVVMIFALVMPALVMLTLGGIDINRVTTAKARVQDALDAATLAAARSSYTDPKDLKTVALVALKANLRNASVEPFSDDAVKIELTKDQVVIADIQVQVKTLIANVVLPPYGKILDDTLPVSVHSEVNRSSKDIEVSLVLDITGSMGSNNRIGDLKNAANQLIKLVVQPAAKQTPYYSRMAIVPYSIGVNLGSRADAARGASIGSTSITGASWAAASAKSISGITRASPGVVTANSHGLATNDYVWISGVSGMTQINNRTYKVVRIDSNKVSLQYQSGGNWYALNTSSGYSSYSSGGQIRKCTRSDCFITITSNNHGLSEDEGVQITGVNGMSALNNNGGLFEVYERTSNDAFVLPVGGAAYADYSNGGSVQCGRDGCAKRVFRDPQYNRLNVFDNTTCVSERAGSSAYTDTAPGSAYVGRNYASPRNPCPAATIQPLTSNIDTLTNLVNGLSVTGSTAGQIGLAWGWYTVSNQFNALWTSNTAAAYAPTKVLKAVILMTDGEFNTPYCGGVIARNAGSGSGSLYDKIACDATNGDPFDQAAKLCAGMKAKDVIVYTVGFSITPGSEAANILSSCATDKDKAFLPQSGADLSNDFQAIGRDITRLRISR, encoded by the coding sequence GTGAACGCGTCCAAACGGATCGGAAATGCGGTTCGGGCCCTGCGCGGGCTGGCGACCCAACTGGCTTCGGACCGGCGCGGCAATGTCGTGATGATCTTCGCCCTGGTGATGCCGGCCCTGGTCATGCTGACGCTGGGCGGCATCGACATCAATCGGGTGACGACGGCCAAGGCGCGGGTGCAGGACGCCTTGGACGCCGCCACGCTCGCGGCCGCACGGTCATCCTACACCGACCCCAAGGACCTGAAGACCGTCGCCCTTGTGGCCCTGAAAGCCAATCTGCGCAACGCCTCGGTCGAGCCGTTTTCCGACGATGCCGTAAAGATCGAGCTGACGAAGGATCAAGTCGTCATCGCCGACATTCAGGTCCAGGTGAAGACCCTGATCGCCAACGTGGTCCTGCCGCCCTATGGCAAGATTCTGGACGACACCCTGCCTGTGAGCGTCCACTCCGAGGTGAACCGATCGTCCAAGGACATCGAGGTCTCGCTGGTGCTCGACATCACCGGCTCCATGGGCAGCAACAACCGGATCGGCGATCTGAAAAACGCGGCGAATCAGCTGATCAAGCTGGTCGTTCAACCGGCGGCGAAACAGACGCCCTACTATTCGCGCATGGCCATCGTGCCCTATTCGATCGGCGTGAACCTGGGCTCTCGCGCAGACGCCGCGCGCGGCGCCTCGATCGGATCAACCAGCATCACCGGCGCCTCGTGGGCGGCGGCCTCCGCCAAGTCGATTTCCGGCATCACCCGCGCCTCACCCGGCGTCGTTACCGCCAACAGCCACGGACTGGCGACCAACGACTACGTCTGGATCAGCGGCGTCAGCGGCATGACCCAGATCAACAACCGCACCTACAAGGTCGTTCGCATCGACTCCAACAAGGTCTCCCTGCAGTATCAGTCCGGCGGCAACTGGTATGCGCTGAACACGAGCAGCGGTTACAGCAGCTACAGCTCCGGCGGCCAGATCCGCAAATGCACGCGCTCGGACTGCTTCATCACCATCACCTCCAATAACCATGGCCTGTCCGAGGACGAAGGCGTTCAGATCACCGGCGTGAATGGGATGAGCGCGCTGAACAACAACGGCGGCCTTTTCGAAGTCTATGAGCGCACATCCAACGATGCCTTCGTCCTGCCCGTCGGGGGCGCCGCCTACGCCGACTATTCCAATGGCGGCTCTGTTCAATGCGGCCGTGACGGATGCGCGAAACGCGTCTTCCGCGATCCGCAGTACAATCGTCTGAACGTGTTCGACAACACCACCTGCGTCAGTGAGCGTGCAGGGTCGTCGGCCTATACCGACACGGCCCCCGGTTCCGCCTACGTCGGCCGAAACTACGCGTCTCCACGCAATCCCTGTCCAGCGGCGACGATCCAGCCTCTGACGTCCAACATCGACACCCTGACCAACCTTGTGAATGGTCTGTCGGTCACGGGATCGACCGCCGGTCAGATCGGCCTCGCCTGGGGGTGGTACACGGTATCCAACCAGTTCAATGCGCTGTGGACATCGAATACGGCCGCCGCCTATGCGCCGACGAAGGTGCTGAAGGCTGTCATTCTGATGACCGACGGCGAGTTCAACACCCCTTATTGCGGCGGCGTGATCGCTCGAAACGCCGGTTCCGGGTCAGGCAGTCTCTACGACAAGATCGCCTGCGACGCGACGAACGGCGACCCGTTCGACCAGGCGGCGAAGCTCTGTGCCGGCATGAAGGCGAAGGACGTCATCGTCTATACGGTGGGGTTTTCGATCACCCCCGGCAGCGAGGCGGCGAACATCCTCAGCAGTTGCGCCACCGACAAGGACAAGGCCTTCCTGCCGCAGTCGGGGGCGGACCTGTCCAACGACTTCCAGGCCATCGGACGCGACATCACCCGACTGAGGATCTCCCGCTGA
- the mtgA gene encoding monofunctional biosynthetic peptidoglycan transglycosylase: MATGRKSWRRVVLTALLILALIPVAGVLIVAIVPPPPTILMLRQLARGDGMDYRWRGLNQISPNMVNAAIAAEDARFCSHHGFDMEAIQKALDHNAEGGRLRGGSTISQQTAKNVFLWPGRDWIRKGLEAGYTVLIEAVWSKRRIMEVYLNVVEWAPGVYGAQAASRHWFGKDARDLSPREAARLAAILPAPRRYEAAAPGPYVRRRAARIQAAMGTVRNEGLNTCVVGR; the protein is encoded by the coding sequence ATGGCGACGGGCCGCAAGAGCTGGCGTCGCGTGGTGCTGACCGCGCTTCTGATCCTGGCCCTGATCCCGGTTGCAGGCGTGCTGATCGTCGCCATCGTCCCGCCGCCGCCCACCATACTGATGCTGCGTCAACTCGCGAGGGGCGATGGCATGGACTATCGGTGGCGCGGTCTGAACCAGATTTCTCCCAACATGGTGAACGCGGCCATCGCCGCCGAGGACGCCCGGTTCTGCAGCCACCACGGTTTCGACATGGAGGCGATCCAGAAGGCGCTGGACCACAACGCCGAAGGCGGGCGCCTGCGCGGCGGGTCGACCATCAGCCAGCAGACGGCCAAGAACGTCTTCCTGTGGCCCGGGCGCGACTGGATCCGAAAAGGTCTGGAGGCGGGCTACACCGTCCTGATCGAGGCCGTCTGGTCCAAGCGCCGGATCATGGAGGTCTATCTGAACGTGGTGGAATGGGCGCCCGGCGTCTATGGCGCCCAGGCCGCGTCGCGCCACTGGTTCGGCAAGGATGCCCGTGACCTGAGCCCGCGTGAGGCGGCGCGTCTGGCCGCCATCCTGCCGGCCCCGCGCCGTTACGAAGCCGCCGCGCCCGGCCCCTATGTGCGTCGGCGCGCCGCGCGTATTCAGGCGGCTATGGGCACGGTGCGCAACGAGGGTCTGAACACCTGCGTCGTCGGTCGCTGA
- a CDS encoding MaoC family dehydratase produces MTKASELQTLIGREVGVSKWFDVTQARIDAFADCTEDHQFIHVDPEAARATPFGGTIAHGFLTLSLASAMSYDAVAPLEGVVMGVNYGFDKLRFLAPVPAGSRIRGRFKLLSADDKGGGRWLLKHELTVEIEGADKPAMIAEWLGMQMVDPKNEP; encoded by the coding sequence ATGACCAAGGCCAGTGAACTTCAGACATTGATCGGCCGGGAGGTCGGTGTGTCGAAATGGTTTGATGTCACTCAGGCCCGGATCGACGCCTTCGCCGATTGCACCGAAGACCACCAGTTCATCCATGTCGATCCAGAAGCGGCCAGGGCCACGCCGTTCGGCGGAACAATCGCGCACGGCTTTCTGACCCTGAGCCTCGCTTCGGCCATGAGCTATGATGCGGTGGCGCCCCTGGAGGGCGTCGTGATGGGCGTAAACTACGGCTTTGACAAGCTGCGGTTCCTGGCGCCGGTGCCGGCAGGATCACGCATTCGCGGTCGCTTCAAGCTCTTATCGGCGGACGACAAGGGCGGCGGACGCTGGTTGCTGAAACACGAACTGACCGTCGAGATCGAAGGGGCCGACAAGCCGGCGATGATTGCGGAGTGGCTCGGGATGCAGATGGTCGATCCAAAAAACGAGCCATGA
- a CDS encoding M2 family metallopeptidase has translation MKRQMMTAVAVCALAFAAGCASTSEPAAGAPGAEQTASTTPAPAVSGMRADYPITAEGATAFIADAETKWAEVSEYVARIQWARATNITFDTMWLESKANAEATELQVQLANQAAKFNDVQVDPVVRRKLNLLRLSLVLPAPNRPGAAEELAQITTRLDSTYSTGKFDFKGKPITLDEASLILADSRDPAETKALYEGWRTISPVMRDDYARMVEIANEGSRELGFADTGALWRSGYDMPADDFAAETDRLWAQVKPFYENLHCYVRARLNAKYGDAVQPDHGPIRADLLGNMWSQQWGNIYDVVAPPSGGASSYDLTELLKAADYDATKMVKTGEGFYVSLGLDPLPQTFWERSQITRPRDREVVCHASAWDLDNADDIRIKMCTNVNGDDFYTVHHELGHNYYQRAYKNQPMLFRNGANDGFHEAIGDFVGLSALTPTYLNQIGLLKTTPGAEEDIPFLLKMALDKIAFLPFGLMVDRWRWDVFSGETAPAAYNTAWTADMLQYQGLVPPGPRPANAFDPGAKYHVPGNTPYTRYFLAAIYQFQFQRAACKQAGWTGPLHRCSVYGNKEVGARFDAMLQMGQSQPWQEAMKAFTGDDGNDASAIADYFAPLNVWLQEQNRGHQCGWSAT, from the coding sequence ATGAAGCGTCAGATGATGACCGCCGTCGCGGTCTGCGCCCTCGCCTTCGCCGCCGGCTGCGCCAGCACCAGCGAACCCGCCGCCGGCGCGCCAGGCGCCGAACAGACGGCCTCGACGACGCCCGCGCCGGCCGTCAGCGGCATGCGCGCCGACTATCCGATCACCGCCGAGGGCGCGACGGCCTTCATCGCCGACGCCGAAACCAAATGGGCCGAGGTCAGCGAATATGTCGCCCGCATCCAATGGGCGCGCGCCACCAACATCACCTTCGACACCATGTGGCTGGAATCCAAGGCCAACGCCGAGGCGACCGAGCTTCAGGTCCAGCTGGCCAATCAGGCCGCCAAGTTCAACGACGTGCAGGTCGATCCGGTCGTGCGCCGCAAGCTGAACCTGCTGCGGCTCAGCCTGGTCCTGCCCGCTCCCAACCGCCCCGGCGCGGCCGAGGAATTGGCCCAGATCACCACGCGGCTGGACTCGACCTATTCGACCGGCAAGTTCGACTTCAAGGGCAAGCCGATCACGCTGGACGAGGCCTCTCTGATCCTGGCCGACAGCCGCGACCCCGCCGAGACCAAGGCGCTGTATGAAGGCTGGCGGACCATCTCCCCGGTCATGCGCGACGACTACGCCCGCATGGTCGAGATCGCCAACGAGGGCTCGCGCGAACTGGGCTTCGCCGACACCGGCGCCCTGTGGCGGTCAGGCTACGACATGCCCGCCGACGATTTCGCGGCCGAGACCGACCGGCTGTGGGCCCAGGTGAAGCCTTTCTACGAGAACCTGCACTGCTATGTGCGCGCCCGGCTGAACGCGAAATACGGCGACGCGGTGCAACCCGATCACGGTCCGATCCGGGCCGATCTGCTGGGCAATATGTGGTCCCAACAGTGGGGCAATATCTATGATGTGGTCGCCCCGCCCAGCGGCGGCGCGTCCAGCTATGACCTCACCGAACTGCTCAAGGCCGCCGACTACGACGCGACGAAGATGGTCAAGACGGGCGAGGGCTTCTACGTCTCGCTGGGTCTTGATCCGCTGCCACAGACCTTCTGGGAACGCAGCCAAATCACCCGCCCGCGCGACCGCGAAGTCGTCTGCCACGCCTCGGCCTGGGACCTGGACAACGCCGACGACATCCGCATCAAGATGTGCACCAACGTCAACGGCGACGACTTCTACACCGTCCACCACGAGCTAGGTCACAACTACTATCAGCGGGCCTACAAGAACCAGCCGATGCTGTTCCGGAACGGCGCGAACGATGGCTTCCATGAGGCCATCGGCGACTTCGTCGGCCTGTCGGCCCTGACCCCCACCTATCTGAACCAAATCGGCCTGCTCAAGACCACGCCGGGCGCGGAGGAGGACATTCCCTTCCTGCTCAAGATGGCCTTGGACAAGATCGCCTTCCTGCCGTTCGGCCTGATGGTCGATCGCTGGCGCTGGGATGTCTTCTCGGGCGAGACGGCGCCGGCTGCCTACAACACCGCCTGGACCGCCGACATGCTGCAGTATCAAGGCTTGGTGCCGCCCGGACCGCGTCCGGCCAACGCCTTCGATCCGGGCGCCAAATACCATGTGCCCGGCAACACACCCTATACCCGCTACTTCCTGGCGGCCATCTATCAGTTCCAGTTCCAGCGCGCGGCCTGCAAGCAGGCGGGCTGGACCGGACCGCTGCATCGCTGCTCCGTCTATGGGAACAAGGAGGTCGGCGCGCGCTTCGACGCGATGTTGCAGATGGGCCAGTCACAGCCGTGGCAGGAGGCGATGAAGGCCTTCACAGGCGACGACGGCAACGACGCCTCGGCCATCGCCGACTATTTCGCCCCGCTCAATGTCTGGCTTCAGGAACAGAACCGCGGCCACCAATGCGGCTGGAGCGCCACTTGA
- a CDS encoding isopenicillin N synthase family dioxygenase, with protein MFVSTTLNDSPAGRAIQPVSMTQYDVDFQGFSDALGASFSRYGFAVVADHGLDEARIAAAIDDAKAFFALPEDVKRQYHQPGTGGARGLTPFGVEAAKDAKTVDLKEFWHVGRELPEGHPYRRYMRDNVWPTEVEGFREHLYGMFEDLDALGAKILRAIARYLKLGDDFFADKVEMGNSVLRMLHYPPVPADAPGVRAGAHEDINVITLLLGAEEAGLQLKEKDGSWLDIAPPPGALVVNIGDMLQRLTNHVLPSTTHRVVNPAPERRGFARYSTPFFLHFNPDFPIETLPSAITPDNPDRYAGKTILAEDYLTERLREIRLL; from the coding sequence ATGTTCGTGAGCACGACCCTGAACGACAGCCCTGCCGGCCGCGCCATCCAGCCGGTCTCGATGACCCAATATGATGTCGATTTCCAAGGGTTCAGCGACGCCCTGGGCGCGTCCTTCTCGCGCTACGGCTTCGCGGTGGTCGCCGACCATGGTTTGGACGAGGCGCGCATCGCGGCCGCCATCGACGACGCCAAGGCCTTCTTCGCCCTGCCGGAGGACGTAAAGCGCCAGTATCACCAACCCGGCACAGGCGGCGCGCGCGGTTTGACGCCGTTTGGCGTCGAGGCGGCCAAGGACGCCAAGACGGTCGACCTGAAGGAGTTCTGGCACGTCGGTCGCGAGTTGCCCGAAGGCCATCCCTATCGCCGCTATATGCGCGACAACGTCTGGCCGACCGAGGTCGAGGGCTTCCGCGAGCATCTGTACGGCATGTTCGAAGACCTCGACGCTCTGGGAGCCAAGATTCTGCGCGCCATCGCTCGCTATCTGAAGCTGGGCGACGACTTCTTCGCCGACAAGGTCGAGATGGGCAACAGCGTCCTGCGCATGCTGCACTATCCGCCGGTGCCTGCAGATGCACCGGGTGTTCGGGCCGGAGCCCATGAGGATATCAACGTCATCACCCTGTTGCTGGGCGCCGAGGAGGCCGGGCTACAGCTGAAGGAAAAGGACGGCAGCTGGCTGGACATCGCGCCGCCGCCCGGCGCCCTGGTGGTCAATATCGGCGACATGTTGCAGCGGCTGACCAACCACGTCCTGCCGTCGACCACCCACCGCGTGGTTAATCCGGCGCCCGAGCGCCGCGGGTTCGCGCGCTATTCGACGCCCTTTTTCCTGCACTTCAACCCGGACTTCCCAATCGAGACCCTGCCCAGCGCCATCACGCCGGATAATCCCGATCGCTATGCGGGCAAAACCATCCTGGCCGAGGACTATCTGACAGAGCGCCTGCGGGAAATTCGCCTGCTCTAG
- a CDS encoding threonine ammonia-lyase, with amino-acid sequence MTTHLPSYEGVLDAARQIDGVAVRTPLLESPALNAAVGGRVLMKAESLQRAGAFKFRGAYNRISRLTDDEKARGVAAFSSGNHAQGVAAAAAMVGTPAVIVMPSDSPRVKVEGVIGFGGEVRFYDRWSESREAIGAAIAAERGSILVPPFDDPFVIEGQGTTALEMLDQADAPFDQLLCGASGGGLMAGINLVMAERSPATKVFVVEPEAFDDTARSLAAGERVGHPQGAPSICDALMSPMPGVLTWPINRRLAGAITVSDEEVAQAMRFAFRHLKIVLEPGGAVSLASVLAGKIRTKGRTTAIVLSGGNVDPTLYAEIIEGRFGG; translated from the coding sequence ATGACGACGCACCTGCCCAGCTATGAAGGCGTCCTTGACGCCGCCCGCCAGATCGATGGAGTCGCCGTCCGCACGCCCCTGCTTGAAAGTCCTGCGCTGAATGCAGCGGTCGGCGGGCGGGTTCTGATGAAGGCGGAAAGCCTGCAGCGCGCTGGAGCCTTCAAGTTTCGCGGCGCCTACAACCGCATCAGCCGACTGACCGACGATGAGAAGGCGCGCGGCGTCGCCGCCTTCTCATCCGGGAACCATGCCCAGGGGGTGGCCGCCGCCGCCGCCATGGTCGGGACGCCGGCGGTCATCGTCATGCCGTCGGACTCGCCCAGGGTGAAGGTCGAGGGCGTGATCGGCTTCGGCGGCGAGGTGCGCTTCTACGACCGCTGGAGCGAAAGCCGCGAGGCGATCGGCGCGGCCATCGCCGCCGAGCGCGGCTCGATCCTGGTTCCCCCCTTTGATGATCCCTTCGTTATCGAGGGTCAGGGGACGACGGCGCTGGAAATGCTGGATCAGGCGGATGCGCCCTTCGACCAGCTGCTATGCGGGGCGTCCGGCGGCGGGTTGATGGCCGGGATCAATCTGGTCATGGCCGAACGCAGTCCCGCGACGAAGGTGTTCGTGGTCGAGCCCGAAGCGTTCGACGACACCGCGCGATCGCTGGCGGCTGGAGAGCGTGTCGGTCATCCGCAAGGCGCGCCCTCGATCTGCGACGCCCTGATGTCGCCGATGCCGGGCGTGCTGACCTGGCCGATCAATCGAAGGCTGGCGGGGGCGATCACCGTCTCGGACGAGGAGGTTGCGCAAGCGATGCGGTTCGCGTTCCGCCATCTGAAGATCGTCCTCGAACCGGGCGGCGCCGTCTCGCTAGCGTCCGTGCTTGCCGGAAAGATCCGGACGAAAGGACGGACGACAGCCATTGTCCTTTCGGGCGGAAATGTTGATCCGACGCTGTACGCCGAGATCATCGAGGGGCGCTTCGGCGGCTGA